In Methanosphaera sp. ISO3-F5, a genomic segment contains:
- a CDS encoding archaeosine biosynthesis radical SAM protein RaSEA, whose translation MKVQEINRQIRENSIANIIKKRDRKKNKKPLQAYAASWSNEDRLYDCVGHTIFIVLPTSGCEWATKSGGCTMCSYISDSPLMDISSDDLVTIFDNEWNKQLEKVDISTKENVAIKLFVSGSFLNVNEIPEKVQEYIFNKFSKYDQIKEVIVESKPEYIDEFSLKRLASIIPDKIFEIGIGLETSNEDTRLNKINKGITNKSFEKAVSTINSITEYDIRAKAYLLVKPILISEKQAIEESIDSAKYAKEVGVRRLAYCPATVHGGTMMDSLWKKGSYNPPWIWSTVEIIKEVRKNVDIPMIMDTAGFGTRRGPFNCKKCNAKLKSLIIKSNLEQEISEELENFTCECKEKWAADLEFSDILNTTTNPKN comes from the coding sequence ATGAAAGTTCAGGAAATAAATAGGCAAATAAGGGAAAATTCTATTGCAAATATAATTAAAAAACGTGACAGAAAGAAGAATAAGAAACCATTACAGGCATATGCTGCTAGCTGGTCTAATGAGGACAGGTTATATGACTGTGTTGGTCATACAATTTTTATTGTTTTACCAACAAGTGGATGTGAATGGGCTACTAAAAGTGGTGGATGTACTATGTGTAGTTATATTTCTGATTCACCTCTGATGGATATTTCTAGTGATGATCTTGTCACGATATTTGATAATGAATGGAATAAGCAGCTAGAAAAGGTTGATATTTCAACTAAGGAGAATGTTGCTATAAAATTATTTGTTTCTGGTAGTTTTTTAAATGTAAATGAAATACCTGAAAAAGTGCAGGAATATATCTTCAATAAATTCAGCAAATACGACCAAATTAAAGAGGTAATTGTTGAATCCAAACCAGAATACATAGACGAATTTTCATTAAAAAGACTTGCAAGCATAATCCCTGATAAAATTTTTGAGATTGGTATAGGTCTTGAGACTTCTAATGAGGATACTCGATTAAATAAGATTAATAAAGGAATAACAAACAAATCCTTCGAAAAAGCAGTATCAACAATAAACTCAATAACAGAATATGATATAAGAGCAAAAGCATACCTACTAGTTAAACCAATACTGATATCAGAAAAACAAGCAATAGAAGAATCCATAGACTCAGCAAAATATGCAAAAGAAGTAGGAGTACGAAGATTAGCATATTGTCCTGCCACAGTACATGGAGGAACAATGATGGATTCCCTATGGAAAAAAGGTTCATATAATCCACCATGGATATGGAGTACAGTTGAAATAATAAAAGAAGTACGAAAAAATGTGGACATACCAATGATTATGGATACCGCAGGTTTTGGTACAAGACGAGGACCATTTAACTGTAAAAAATGTAACGCTAAACTCAAAAGTTTAATAATAAAATCAAATCTAGAACAAGAAATATCTGAAGAACTAGAAAACTTTACCTGTGAATGTAAAGAAAAATGGGCAGCTGACCTTGAATTTTCAGATATATTAAATACAACAACAAACCCAAAAAATTAG
- a CDS encoding 5,10-methylenetetrahydromethanopterin reductase, with amino-acid sequence MKFSLELLPNEPIKDILEVIKLAENIGFENIWITDHYNNRDVFEVLALAAHETSTIHMGSGVSNPFVRNPVTIASATATLNEISDGRAIVGVGPGDKATMETLNLSWSKPVKTVKNAINDIRVLLNGEKLDQGAHLNGIKKIESNIPIYMAAQGPMMLKASGEVADGCLINASNSKDFEIAVPLIKEGIQKGGNKADYYFAAYTACSIDENVDVAYNQAKTVVAFILAGAPDVVLERHNISVDVAVKIRNALAVYDFKTASSLVDENMIDAFSVCGTPEDISAKIEEFAKLGINEFVIGSPIGKDRENALKLVEDIINSFN; translated from the coding sequence ATGAAATTTAGTTTAGAACTTCTGCCAAATGAACCGATTAAAGACATATTAGAAGTTATAAAACTTGCAGAAAATATTGGATTTGAAAATATCTGGATAACTGATCATTATAATAATAGGGATGTTTTTGAAGTTTTAGCATTAGCTGCTCATGAAACAAGCACTATTCATATGGGGTCTGGAGTTTCAAATCCTTTTGTAAGAAATCCGGTTACAATAGCATCTGCTACAGCAACTTTAAATGAAATATCTGATGGACGAGCTATTGTAGGTGTAGGTCCTGGAGATAAAGCTACAATGGAAACATTAAATTTATCCTGGTCAAAACCTGTTAAAACAGTTAAAAATGCTATTAATGACATACGAGTATTGTTAAATGGTGAAAAATTAGATCAAGGCGCACATCTTAATGGAATAAAAAAAATAGAAAGTAACATTCCAATATATATGGCAGCTCAGGGTCCGATGATGCTTAAAGCATCAGGTGAAGTTGCTGATGGATGTTTAATTAATGCTTCCAATTCTAAAGATTTTGAAATAGCAGTTCCATTAATAAAAGAAGGAATTCAAAAAGGTGGTAATAAGGCCGATTATTATTTTGCAGCATATACTGCATGCAGTATTGATGAGAATGTGGATGTTGCATATAATCAGGCAAAAACAGTTGTTGCATTCATTCTTGCAGGTGCACCGGATGTGGTATTGGAACGTCATAATATTTCTGTAGATGTTGCAGTTAAAATTAGAAACGCATTAGCGGTATATGATTTTAAAACAGCAAGTAGTCTTGTTGATGAAAACATGATTGATGCATTTTCAGTTTGTGGAACACCAGAGGATATATCTGCTAAAATTGAAGAATTTGCAAAGTTGGGTATTAATGAATTTGTTATTGGTTCACCTATAGGAAAAGATAGGGAAAATGCTTTAAAATTAGTGGAAGATATTATTAACTCATTTAATTAA